A stretch of Rhinoderma darwinii isolate aRhiDar2 chromosome 4, aRhiDar2.hap1, whole genome shotgun sequence DNA encodes these proteins:
- the LOC142761186 gene encoding histone H3-like centromeric protein A: MKPPQKSLSRRKSAQPQKKPAAPPQSPPSRGETSHRPSTQRRRRYRPGARALMEIRKYQKSTNLLIQKTPFFRLVREICLKYSRGVFYYWQSTALMALQESAEDFLVSLFEDSYLFSHQANRGTLFVKDMQLARRIRGIPYEL; this comes from the exons atgaaaccaccccagaaaagcttgtcccgcaggaagtcggcgcagccgcagaagaaacctgcagctcctcctcaatctccgccaa GTAGAGGCGAAACAAGTCACAGACCGAGCACGCAACGAAGAAGACGTTACCGCCCAGGAGCCCGTGCGCTGATGGAAATAAGAAAGTACCAAAAATCAACCAATCTGCTCATTCAGAAAACCCCGTTTTTCCGCCTG GTGAGAGAGATCTGCCTGAAGTATTCCCGCGGCGTGTTTTACTACTGGCAAAGCACCGCACTTATGGCGCTACAAGAG tcagctgaggacttcctcgtgagtctctttgaagattcttacctcttcagtcaccaggccaataggggcactctctttgtgaaggacatgcagctcgcacggagaatccgaggcatcccgtatgaactgtga